A window from Marinagarivorans cellulosilyticus encodes these proteins:
- a CDS encoding GumC family protein, which translates to MDIWQRTVWLLGVMWRYRYSIVLPMLILPVLGLIIGLKMPKNYATHTSMLIQETAKMNPFLEDFSVSPLLEERIGALNTLLHSRHILTAVALELQLISEQTPAPEKDRAIGQLSSKLKMRIVSKDVYRLEYKDSSPHNMEQVLNIVSRYFIDELLTPERSSISGSASFLSTEIEKNLTELNIAEQKLAHFKNRYPNELPEHRTAHIARLEQLKHDYAEKSALLAGEKKRLGSLAEQLSSTNPIISGIEDKIIQTKGDLSAKRARYTEEHSAVKQLVFQLERLETERQKILETTDNIDNLKNLWVMASNYVAADSGELTLLMTQLQALQKNQGDVAHLEEQTQHLKKSLAQLEAKLQDMGSREQELTTLIRDIDIKRALHNDLQKRHEMAKITGSLSAFESQDRVKIIDKPYTPTQPTNPPAFLFVIAGIFGGLTLGIGLAIIGEATDSTIRRGDQVLALTQLSIAANIPPLNHSSMRSAP; encoded by the coding sequence ATGGACATTTGGCAGCGCACCGTATGGCTTTTAGGTGTTATGTGGCGCTACCGCTACAGCATTGTATTGCCTATGCTCATTTTGCCTGTCTTGGGTTTAATTATTGGCCTTAAAATGCCAAAAAATTACGCCACGCATACTTCTATGCTCATTCAAGAAACAGCGAAGATGAATCCCTTTTTGGAAGATTTTTCGGTATCCCCGCTACTAGAGGAGCGCATTGGCGCGTTAAATACTCTACTCCATAGCCGACACATTTTAACCGCCGTTGCATTAGAGCTACAACTTATTAGTGAGCAAACCCCCGCCCCCGAAAAAGACAGGGCGATCGGCCAATTGTCAAGCAAACTTAAAATGCGCATTGTGAGTAAAGATGTCTATCGCCTAGAATATAAAGACAGCTCGCCACACAATATGGAGCAAGTACTAAATATTGTGAGCCGTTACTTTATTGATGAATTGCTAACACCCGAACGCTCTTCTATTTCGGGTTCGGCTAGCTTTTTATCGACTGAAATCGAAAAAAACCTCACCGAATTAAATATCGCAGAACAAAAACTGGCCCATTTTAAAAACCGCTACCCTAATGAATTACCCGAGCATCGCACAGCGCACATTGCACGCTTAGAACAGCTAAAGCACGACTATGCCGAAAAAAGTGCCCTACTTGCCGGCGAAAAGAAACGGCTCGGCAGTTTGGCCGAACAGCTTTCTTCAACCAACCCTATCATTAGCGGTATTGAAGACAAAATCATTCAAACAAAAGGTGATTTATCGGCTAAACGCGCACGCTACACAGAAGAACATAGCGCAGTGAAGCAGCTGGTTTTTCAACTAGAGCGCCTAGAAACCGAGCGCCAAAAAATACTCGAAACCACTGATAATATCGATAATTTAAAAAATCTTTGGGTCATGGCCAGCAACTATGTTGCCGCAGACAGCGGTGAGCTGACACTATTAATGACACAACTACAGGCTTTGCAAAAAAACCAGGGCGACGTTGCGCACCTAGAGGAGCAAACCCAGCATTTAAAGAAAAGCCTAGCGCAACTCGAAGCGAAACTTCAAGATATGGGTAGCCGAGAACAAGAGCTAACCACTCTTATTCGCGATATTGATATTAAACGCGCACTGCATAACGATTTACAAAAGCGGCATGAGATGGCCAAAATCACCGGATCACTTAGCGCTTTTGAAAGCCAAGATCGCGTCAAGATTATTGATAAGCCATATACCCCTACACAACCCACCAACCCTCCGGCATTTTTATTTGTGATTGCCGGCATTTTTGGCGGCCTAACCTTAGGTATTGGTTTAGCCATTATTGGCGAAGCAACCGACAGCACCATTCGCCGTGGCGACCAAGTGCTAGCCCTTACGCAATTAAGCATTGCAGCTAACATACCGCCACTCAATCACTCCAGTATGCGTAGTGCGCCATAA
- a CDS encoding glycosyltransferase has product MLRDLIVFGEDWHGLPSSTQHLIKAMAHNRRVLWINSIGLRQPKLNSNDVQRAWNKLFPSAMRAKTYDEPNNSKHCENTSGNITVANIKTWPAPRNAVVRTLCAKTIAKQVNALCQKLKFDKPLIWTSLPTAVDSFAYIPHYASIYYCCDDFSGLAGVDHNTVTEHENKLIDTANLVVVSQKELQKKWPARKIKLLPHGVDITLFKQTTKPAADLPRNNKPIAGFYGSIESWLDIPLLIKTAQENPSWDFVFIGQEKINVEALKKLKNTYFLGPKAHQQLPSYSQHWQASLLPFVNCAQIQHCNPLKLREYMAIGKPIISTQFPAVEEYRSFVNIASNSAHFSQILSSIDTHQAANNAQQYAVQHQSWQVKAQELDLWMGAL; this is encoded by the coding sequence ATGTTGCGTGATTTAATCGTTTTTGGTGAAGACTGGCATGGGCTTCCCAGTAGCACCCAGCATTTAATTAAGGCAATGGCTCACAACCGGCGAGTACTGTGGATTAACTCGATTGGCTTGCGCCAACCCAAGCTAAATAGCAACGATGTGCAGCGCGCGTGGAACAAACTATTTCCAAGTGCAATGCGCGCAAAAACCTACGACGAACCGAATAATTCTAAGCATTGTGAAAATACCTCTGGCAATATAACGGTTGCCAATATTAAAACTTGGCCAGCCCCACGCAACGCTGTAGTGCGAACACTGTGCGCTAAGACCATTGCAAAACAAGTTAATGCACTGTGCCAAAAACTGAAATTTGATAAGCCATTAATATGGACATCGCTTCCAACCGCCGTCGATAGCTTTGCGTATATCCCCCATTATGCCAGCATCTATTACTGCTGCGATGACTTTTCTGGGCTGGCAGGGGTTGACCATAACACCGTTACCGAGCACGAGAACAAACTGATCGACACGGCCAATTTAGTGGTTGTTAGCCAAAAAGAACTACAAAAAAAGTGGCCCGCACGTAAAATAAAGCTACTGCCACACGGGGTTGATATCACGCTATTTAAGCAAACAACGAAACCTGCGGCCGACTTACCCCGCAATAATAAACCTATAGCAGGCTTTTATGGCAGTATAGAATCTTGGTTAGATATTCCACTATTAATAAAAACTGCACAAGAAAACCCTAGTTGGGATTTCGTATTTATTGGCCAAGAAAAAATTAACGTAGAAGCCCTAAAAAAACTTAAAAACACCTATTTTTTAGGTCCTAAAGCACACCAGCAGCTACCATCCTATAGCCAACACTGGCAAGCATCCTTACTGCCGTTTGTTAATTGCGCACAAATACAACACTGCAACCCTTTAAAGCTACGTGAATATATGGCCATAGGAAAACCCATTATTAGCACGCAGTTCCCTGCTGTTGAGGAATACCGAAGCTTCGTTAATATTGCCAGCAACAGCGCGCACTTTAGTCAGATCCTATCGAGCATCGATACCCATCAAGCAGCCAACAACGCCCAGCAATACGCCGTGCAACACCAGAGCTGGCAAGTAAAAGCACAGGAATTAGACCTGTGGATGGGAGCACTATAA
- a CDS encoding acyltransferase has protein sequence MLYIESTKAWLKNSDHPLASTLRPYIKGMRTLNVPLPLMPYRVMAPVFFLLSNGIKEVIRIFWWTPLFKALVDKAPRHLYLYTGMPFLAGRLAITLGENCRISGQTTFSGRSQNSDCAQLLIGHNVGISWQTTIAVGKKVIIGNNVRIAGRCFLAGYPGHPINPVARANGDAELENQVGDIVLEDNVWLGTGCTVLPKVRIGENSIIGTGSVVTKDIPANVIAAGNPAKVIRPLSEQELGLTRDNAKCANHISKELSHVA, from the coding sequence ATGTTATATATAGAATCGACAAAAGCTTGGCTGAAAAATAGCGATCATCCACTGGCTAGTACTTTGCGCCCTTACATTAAAGGTATGCGAACGCTCAATGTACCGCTGCCACTTATGCCTTATCGCGTGATGGCACCTGTTTTTTTTCTGTTAAGTAATGGCATTAAAGAAGTCATCCGCATTTTTTGGTGGACGCCTCTTTTTAAAGCACTCGTCGATAAAGCACCGCGCCATCTTTACTTATACACCGGCATGCCATTTTTAGCGGGCCGCTTAGCCATAACATTAGGAGAAAACTGCAGAATTTCTGGCCAAACTACATTTAGCGGACGCAGCCAAAATAGTGACTGCGCACAACTGTTAATTGGCCACAACGTTGGTATTAGCTGGCAAACCACTATTGCCGTGGGTAAAAAAGTGATTATTGGTAATAACGTAAGAATCGCGGGGCGCTGCTTTTTAGCCGGCTACCCAGGCCACCCCATAAACCCCGTAGCTCGCGCCAATGGCGATGCTGAATTAGAAAACCAAGTAGGCGATATCGTACTTGAAGACAACGTTTGGCTTGGCACCGGCTGCACCGTGCTACCCAAAGTACGCATTGGCGAAAACAGCATAATAGGTACAGGCAGTGTTGTTACAAAAGATATACCCGCCAACGTTATTGCCGCTGGCAACCCAGCCAAAGTTATACGCCCTCTTAGCGAACAAGAGCTTGGCTTAACACGCGACAATGCTAAATGCGCTAACCACATTAGTAAGGAGCTTAGTCATGTTGCGTGA
- a CDS encoding HD domain-containing phosphohydrolase: MVAARLKNDEDDNNHSMATPASEPTVLFVDDEAPVLKAMTRFSRGRGWNVLTALSGQEGLALLADQQVDVVVSDMRMPGMTGDIFLAKIKQQYPDVIRILLTGHADVKALENAINHAGIYNYINKPWDDHLLGEVIQGALRFQESERERKRLEDLTRKQNRQLGRLALSLDKTVKERTIEIEQALTLLQMTHERSKKSFHDALSVVTQLLDWNEGRANNHCRFVAELAQKTATAMKLSEDDVELTQTAGLLHDIGLMALPENLRKKPVYDMTDEEVADYQQHPILAEMALSAASGLEAVAKVVKQHHEHVDGKGFPDGLRGTAVSMPARIIAVVADYHDLYHGLLARQCLGHEDAKAHLQKKAGTTYDIAVVNAFLSLLGDQNREHIHRFKATVAQLKEGMLLDQDLHASNKLLLLTEGTVITRNIIDRLVSYQRKFDCKFELMVKGDIG, translated from the coding sequence ATGGTGGCAGCACGCTTGAAAAACGACGAGGACGACAATAACCATAGCATGGCCACGCCGGCTTCAGAGCCGACAGTCTTGTTTGTGGATGACGAAGCCCCCGTATTAAAGGCCATGACGCGGTTTTCGCGTGGCCGAGGCTGGAATGTCTTAACTGCACTCAGTGGGCAAGAGGGGCTAGCATTACTGGCAGATCAACAAGTGGATGTGGTGGTATCCGACATGCGGATGCCCGGCATGACCGGTGACATCTTCCTTGCCAAAATTAAACAGCAATACCCCGATGTTATTCGGATTTTATTAACCGGCCACGCGGATGTTAAAGCGTTGGAAAACGCCATTAACCATGCGGGTATTTATAACTATATTAATAAACCCTGGGACGATCACTTGCTAGGCGAGGTCATTCAAGGTGCTTTACGTTTTCAAGAGTCAGAGCGCGAGCGTAAACGTTTAGAAGATTTAACGAGAAAGCAAAACCGTCAGTTAGGGCGTTTAGCTTTAAGTTTAGATAAAACTGTCAAAGAACGGACAATTGAAATTGAGCAAGCTTTAACATTATTGCAAATGACGCACGAGCGTTCTAAAAAAAGCTTTCACGATGCGTTGAGTGTGGTAACCCAGTTATTAGATTGGAACGAAGGCCGGGCGAATAATCATTGTCGTTTTGTCGCCGAGTTAGCGCAAAAAACAGCTACAGCCATGAAACTGAGCGAAGACGATGTCGAGCTAACGCAAACGGCAGGCTTATTACACGATATAGGTTTGATGGCGTTGCCCGAAAACTTACGTAAAAAACCCGTTTACGATATGACTGACGAAGAAGTCGCAGATTATCAGCAGCATCCAATTCTTGCAGAAATGGCGCTATCGGCGGCCAGTGGCTTAGAGGCCGTAGCTAAGGTGGTTAAGCAACACCACGAGCATGTAGATGGCAAGGGCTTTCCCGATGGTTTACGTGGCACAGCGGTATCAATGCCTGCACGTATAATTGCGGTTGTTGCCGATTACCACGATCTCTACCACGGCTTGTTGGCGCGGCAATGTCTTGGGCACGAAGACGCCAAGGCTCACCTGCAGAAAAAGGCCGGCACAACTTACGATATTGCTGTAGTTAATGCCTTTTTGTCGTTATTGGGTGATCAAAACAGAGAGCACATTCACCGTTTTAAAGCGACCGTTGCCCAACTAAAAGAAGGCATGCTGCTGGATCAAGATTTACATGCCTCCAATAAGCTTTTATTGCTAACAGAGGGTACCGTAATTACGCGTAATATTATTGATCGCTTAGTCAGTTATCAGCGCAAGTTTGATTGCAAATTTGAACTGATGGTAAAAGGTGATATCGGTTAG
- a CDS encoding heme NO-binding domain-containing protein → MKGAVFIALNDFVETLYGIDRWEAILAEVNPESGGVYTSVQNYDDAEMVALVHAICKQLGVTRAQALGIFGEYLFGVLNTKYPIFTSLQPDFFKFLACVESIVHTEVRKLFSDVKLPLIVPVETGEHKIVLRYESDRQMCELAEGLIHGAAKFYDVTIKMRQGCCYHQGDDHCLIEVMLV, encoded by the coding sequence ATGAAAGGTGCTGTATTTATTGCTTTAAATGATTTTGTAGAAACGCTCTACGGTATTGATCGTTGGGAGGCAATATTAGCTGAGGTGAACCCTGAGTCTGGCGGTGTTTATACCTCTGTGCAAAATTATGATGATGCCGAAATGGTAGCTCTAGTGCATGCCATTTGTAAGCAATTGGGTGTCACCCGCGCCCAAGCTTTAGGTATTTTTGGCGAGTACCTTTTTGGTGTTCTAAACACTAAATACCCAATATTTACCAGTTTGCAACCCGACTTTTTTAAGTTTTTGGCGTGTGTCGAAAGTATAGTGCATACCGAGGTACGTAAGCTATTTAGTGATGTGAAGCTGCCTTTGATTGTGCCCGTTGAAACAGGCGAGCACAAAATAGTATTACGCTATGAATCAGATCGCCAAATGTGCGAACTTGCCGAGGGCCTAATCCACGGTGCGGCTAAATTCTATGATGTGACTATTAAAATGCGTCAAGGGTGTTGTTACCATCAAGGGGATGACCATTGCCTTATTGAGGTTATGCTAGTGTGA
- a CDS encoding sensor histidine kinase, with protein MSDVNYKAAYERQKKARALAEELLENRSRELYEANQSLQYAYNKLKNQKAQILHQEKLASIGQLSAGVAHEINNPAGYVKSNLNTLKGYSQDLVNFYSAVNELFSSYCASLPGGICSAESQKLIAQFEELKGVHDIKFLLADIADIVDESHDGIKRIEGIVRGLKDFSRPDEPEPQTVNLVSCLENTIKLVSNQVKHKLNITFEHEGQLFIKGQQGSLSQVFLNLIVNASHAVADDGHLKIKANSAEGFAMLHFIDDGCGMDTQTQLKVFEPFFTTKAQGVGTGLGLSISHGIIKKHGGLISVSSELGQGTEFIIQLPLDV; from the coding sequence GTGAGTGACGTAAATTATAAGGCTGCTTACGAACGCCAAAAGAAGGCCAGGGCATTAGCGGAAGAGCTGTTAGAAAACCGTTCGCGTGAACTTTACGAGGCCAATCAATCGCTGCAATATGCGTATAACAAGCTAAAAAACCAAAAAGCACAGATCCTTCATCAAGAAAAGTTGGCGTCTATCGGTCAATTGTCTGCTGGTGTTGCGCACGAAATTAATAACCCTGCAGGCTATGTAAAAAGTAATCTTAATACGCTTAAAGGGTATAGTCAGGATCTTGTTAATTTTTACAGTGCCGTAAACGAACTCTTTTCTAGTTACTGTGCTAGCTTGCCTGGTGGTATATGCTCGGCAGAGAGTCAGAAACTTATTGCGCAGTTTGAAGAATTAAAAGGCGTGCATGATATTAAGTTCTTACTAGCCGATATCGCTGATATTGTTGATGAAAGCCATGATGGTATCAAACGTATAGAGGGTATTGTTAGGGGGTTAAAAGATTTTTCTCGCCCAGACGAACCCGAACCGCAAACTGTGAATTTGGTATCTTGCCTAGAAAACACCATTAAGCTGGTTTCTAATCAGGTAAAACACAAACTTAATATTACATTTGAGCACGAAGGGCAGTTGTTTATTAAAGGGCAGCAGGGCAGCTTGTCGCAGGTTTTTTTAAATTTAATTGTGAATGCGTCGCACGCAGTTGCGGACGATGGCCATCTAAAAATTAAAGCAAATTCTGCAGAGGGCTTTGCAATGTTGCATTTTATCGATGACGGATGTGGCATGGATACGCAAACTCAACTTAAAGTGTTCGAACCGTTTTTTACCACGAAAGCGCAAGGCGTAGGGACAGGTTTGGGGTTGTCGATATCCCACGGTATTATCAAAAAGCATGGCGGTCTAATTAGTGTGAGTAGCGAGTTAGGGCAGGGTACGGAATTTATTATTCAGCTACCTCTTGATGTATAA
- a CDS encoding O-antigen ligase family protein: MLKTHGLAPNRRAIVTPLIAIALCGLFAAAWWLLPHPIVIIAACLAPLAIYGVLKLPFIIILSFVIFSFCRIHEAFPFLNPLRIPQLLALSALFALGWHIVVTGKIRPFWDDTFNWVGLFFFLVFTGLFFATSRDIAITAFKDSYIKIIIMTFAIAWLTRTPKDFLLSLYLLTLSGAAVAGVALWNKVNGIGLVEGTRVTVGRELGSILGDPNDLALVLMFPISFAISLMLNKGLGLIARLVGAISTIALFSAVIATQSRGGLLGVMAVFGLFAYRRITNKFIFFGAGAVVAMALFVMAGISGRASGGAAESGVDASAMGRIWAWQAAWGMALANPFSGVGLKNFFSNYYFYSPHWDGLNHAVHSTWFGVLAETGILGIIVFVIMVVQLIRDAIKTTDDGIQCKAPAAIQAASEANLAAILGIVVSGTFLTQGFTWPIYVVASLIIAMKFWQRENLK; encoded by the coding sequence ATGCTAAAAACACACGGCTTAGCGCCCAACCGCCGCGCAATCGTTACCCCGCTTATTGCTATCGCTTTATGCGGGTTGTTTGCGGCTGCTTGGTGGCTACTGCCCCACCCAATAGTCATTATTGCTGCCTGCTTAGCACCACTGGCCATATACGGCGTACTTAAGCTCCCGTTTATTATTATTCTTAGTTTTGTGATTTTTTCGTTTTGCCGCATTCACGAAGCCTTCCCTTTTTTAAACCCGTTAAGAATCCCGCAACTATTGGCGCTTTCTGCTTTATTTGCTTTGGGCTGGCATATTGTTGTAACCGGTAAGATAAGGCCCTTTTGGGACGACACCTTCAATTGGGTTGGGCTCTTCTTTTTTCTTGTTTTTACGGGGCTTTTTTTCGCGACCAGCCGCGATATTGCCATTACCGCCTTTAAAGATTCCTATATAAAAATCATTATTATGACTTTTGCCATTGCTTGGCTCACCCGAACCCCCAAGGACTTTTTATTAAGCTTGTATTTGTTAACGCTTTCTGGCGCGGCTGTTGCCGGCGTTGCCTTGTGGAATAAGGTTAATGGCATTGGCCTAGTAGAAGGAACGCGGGTTACTGTGGGGCGCGAGTTAGGCTCTATTCTGGGCGACCCTAACGATCTTGCCTTAGTACTCATGTTCCCCATTAGTTTTGCCATAAGCCTTATGCTAAACAAAGGCTTAGGGCTTATTGCGCGCCTTGTTGGCGCCATTTCAACCATAGCCTTGTTCAGCGCCGTTATTGCAACCCAAAGCCGTGGCGGCCTACTGGGTGTAATGGCTGTGTTTGGCTTGTTTGCCTACCGCCGTATAACCAATAAGTTCATCTTTTTTGGTGCCGGCGCCGTTGTAGCAATGGCATTATTTGTCATGGCCGGTATATCGGGCCGCGCTTCTGGCGGCGCCGCCGAAAGCGGTGTAGATGCCTCGGCGATGGGGCGCATTTGGGCTTGGCAGGCTGCTTGGGGCATGGCACTGGCCAACCCTTTTAGCGGTGTGGGGCTCAAGAACTTTTTCTCTAATTATTACTTTTACAGCCCCCACTGGGACGGCTTAAACCATGCGGTACACAGCACATGGTTTGGCGTACTGGCCGAAACCGGTATTCTTGGCATTATTGTTTTTGTGATTATGGTTGTTCAACTGATAAGGGATGCCATTAAAACAACAGACGATGGCATTCAGTGCAAGGCTCCTGCGGCAATTCAAGCGGCCTCCGAAGCCAACTTGGCGGCGATATTAGGCATAGTGGTTTCTGGCACATTCCTAACGCAAGGCTTCACTTGGCCCATTTACGTTGTAGCAAGCTTAATTATTGCCATGAAGTTCTGGCAGCGCGAAAACTTAAAATAA
- a CDS encoding lipopolysaccharide biosynthesis protein: MSLANSQRATQFKKSLIFYGLSIVLMKGLSLIMLPFIAGYLPPAQMGKLELLTTAAMLLSLFVAMGLEDCLFRFAGTQTGNKQRNIVASLYGWSLYLGAVAFLLGYIAAPTISQLTGGQLAPYQLQIIWAGVALEGAISLPLGYLRMRDNAGQFFAVVIGRTFLQALLTVVLLHHNPHLDSVIIASVIATFSQAFVLGLCQYRSTGIAAKRQELTAIWRYGMPLLGSGLCMFALNGVDRIAIAQWDSLTQLGLYSVAAKFALATVLLMQPFGMWWRPRRFEWLQHRAAQCTQVLGLASVLLSLMTCGVICMAPVLIIVLMPEAYHSATLLAGAIAIMFGLREASEIHNIGLLSQQSTLPLLKINVTSAIIGASCCLLGTFYWGVSGCITGLIIAQGFRLAAIHLQGKNALVHHVQPLLLLFCVCMPVVATGISYTALSSQVGIWQLTIYSVALALGCAICAGAMVISYRLTNYLGFRQATTAPC, translated from the coding sequence ATGAGCCTTGCCAATTCTCAGCGTGCAACACAGTTTAAAAAGAGCCTAATCTTTTACGGTTTATCCATTGTGCTAATGAAAGGTTTATCGCTCATTATGCTGCCTTTTATTGCCGGCTATTTACCACCAGCACAAATGGGTAAGCTTGAGCTATTAACCACCGCAGCCATGCTGTTAAGCTTGTTTGTTGCTATGGGCTTAGAGGATTGCCTATTTCGCTTTGCCGGTACCCAAACCGGTAATAAACAGCGCAACATTGTGGCCTCTTTGTACGGCTGGAGCCTATACCTTGGCGCTGTCGCCTTTTTGTTAGGCTATATTGCTGCCCCAACTATTAGCCAGTTAACCGGCGGCCAGCTTGCCCCCTACCAATTACAAATTATATGGGCCGGTGTAGCACTAGAGGGAGCCATAAGCTTACCACTGGGTTATTTGCGCATGCGCGATAATGCCGGCCAGTTTTTTGCCGTAGTAATTGGCCGTACATTTTTACAAGCGTTGTTAACCGTTGTATTGCTGCACCACAACCCCCACTTAGATAGCGTGATTATTGCCAGTGTGATTGCAACATTTAGCCAAGCCTTTGTGCTTGGGCTATGCCAATACCGAAGCACAGGCATTGCGGCAAAACGCCAAGAGCTAACCGCCATATGGCGCTACGGTATGCCACTACTTGGCAGTGGTTTATGTATGTTTGCGCTCAATGGTGTCGATCGCATTGCTATAGCCCAATGGGATTCTTTAACGCAATTAGGGCTGTATAGTGTAGCCGCTAAATTTGCGCTAGCGACGGTGCTGCTAATGCAACCTTTTGGCATGTGGTGGCGCCCACGCCGCTTTGAATGGCTACAACACCGCGCAGCGCAATGCACGCAAGTATTGGGGCTAGCCAGCGTACTGTTAAGCTTAATGACTTGCGGCGTTATTTGTATGGCACCCGTACTTATTATTGTACTGATGCCAGAAGCTTATCACTCGGCAACACTATTAGCCGGTGCTATAGCCATTATGTTTGGCCTGCGCGAAGCCAGCGAGATTCACAATATTGGCCTGCTTAGCCAACAAAGCACGCTACCTTTATTAAAAATTAATGTTACCAGTGCCATTATTGGTGCAAGTTGTTGTTTATTGGGCACCTTTTATTGGGGGGTAAGCGGCTGTATTACAGGCCTTATTATCGCCCAAGGTTTTCGCCTTGCGGCAATTCACCTACAAGGTAAAAACGCCTTAGTTCACCACGTACAGCCATTACTACTGCTCTTTTGCGTTTGCATGCCCGTTGTTGCTACAGGTATCAGTTATACCGCATTAAGCTCCCAAGTAGGCATTTGGCAGCTCACCATCTACTCAGTTGCTTTAGCTTTAGGCTGTGCGATTTGTGCAGGTGCTATGGTAATCAGCTATCGTTTAACTAATTACTTGGGTTTTCGTCAGGCGACTACAGCACCTTGTTAA
- a CDS encoding glycosyltransferase, with protein sequence MNNSQAKTQLSTPKTLMVYDPTPFAGGSKVAANTILDQSIYNCFDGLYDKDGPTQAREPNPLIIVTLDPDSWTHRNAHIIKLHLPNLLKRATCGMPYYLKQSVLALQLLLIVFYRPRIATFLCLSGPAVDAAGLFIATLLKRRAIQLIQGPVAQGRMALLALRRASTTFYLSSSENDLKQLLSQAPEEVRTAFWMSATPFHNGLSRLQWPKPSHQTKPIVLWAASLLTWKGLPILQRALAAEHIHPELKAHICYIAPKNSTLASNAAPQHTRNSRCWKQPKKLNALRSHCSIFVSTSENEPFGLSILEAMAAGLCPVIPKDGAYWDRKLVHGINCIKYTPGDSQALLKVLNLLAKHPFVIQTIGQQAQQQSLQYTAAKAYSAICLAINGNCDVELFSLENLL encoded by the coding sequence GTGAATAATTCTCAAGCTAAAACGCAATTATCAACCCCAAAAACATTAATGGTGTACGACCCCACGCCTTTTGCTGGTGGCTCGAAGGTTGCAGCCAACACTATTTTAGATCAAAGTATTTACAATTGTTTTGATGGCCTATACGACAAAGATGGGCCTACACAGGCTAGAGAACCGAACCCATTAATTATTGTAACATTAGACCCAGATAGCTGGACTCATCGCAATGCTCATATTATAAAGTTACACCTACCAAATTTATTAAAGCGTGCAACATGCGGCATGCCCTACTACCTTAAACAAAGTGTATTGGCGCTGCAGCTTCTGCTCATTGTTTTTTATCGCCCGCGCATTGCTACATTTTTATGCTTATCTGGCCCAGCGGTAGATGCAGCTGGATTATTTATTGCAACACTATTAAAAAGGCGCGCCATTCAATTAATTCAAGGCCCCGTTGCCCAAGGCCGCATGGCATTACTGGCATTGCGCCGAGCAAGTACAACATTTTATTTAAGCAGCAGCGAAAACGATTTAAAACAATTGTTAAGCCAAGCACCAGAAGAAGTACGCACAGCCTTTTGGATGAGCGCTACGCCTTTTCACAACGGCCTAAGCCGATTACAATGGCCCAAGCCTAGCCACCAAACAAAACCCATCGTGCTATGGGCGGCATCGCTTTTAACATGGAAGGGGTTGCCCATATTACAACGCGCGCTGGCCGCCGAGCATATTCACCCAGAATTAAAAGCACATATTTGTTACATCGCACCTAAAAACAGTACGCTTGCCAGTAATGCAGCGCCCCAACATACGCGCAATAGCCGCTGCTGGAAACAACCTAAAAAGTTAAATGCGCTACGCAGCCACTGCAGTATTTTTGTCTCTACCAGTGAAAACGAACCTTTTGGGCTTTCTATTTTAGAGGCTATGGCAGCTGGGCTATGCCCTGTTATCCCTAAAGATGGTGCGTATTGGGATCGAAAATTAGTGCACGGCATTAACTGTATTAAATACACGCCAGGCGATAGCCAAGCCTTATTAAAGGTATTGAATTTACTGGCCAAGCACCCTTTTGTGATCCAAACCATTGGACAACAAGCGCAGCAACAATCGTTGCAATACACCGCAGCCAAAGCCTACAGCGCTATTTGTTTAGCTATTAATGGTAATTGCGATGTCGAGTTATTTTCGCTGGAAAATTTATTATGA